In Streptomyces sclerotialus, one genomic interval encodes:
- a CDS encoding FAD-dependent oxidoreductase produces MAGVQTAVALREQGWRGTITLLGAEPHRPYDRPPLSKAVLLGKADGSAFDVDFASLGIDLELGRRVTGLDADAHEVLTNTGPVPYDRLVVATGAEAVTLPGSEGVPGVHVLRTLDDAERLRPVLAAQKRVVVVGAGWIGAEFATAAREAGCEVTVVEAADRPLAGALPEEVAAHMARWYADAGATLRTGTRVAAVEEGAVLLADGTSLPADAVVIGIGSRCATDWLAGSGVELCEDRSVRADERLRASAPDVYAVGDCASFPSARYGRRLLVHHWDNALQGPRTVAANIARCEAEGTVYDPVPYFWSEQFGRFVQCAGYSPVADELIWRGDPQSAAWTALWLREGALVALLAVGRPRDLAQGRKLIERGALLDRTRAADASVPLKSAVLPGA; encoded by the coding sequence ATGGCGGGCGTGCAGACCGCCGTTGCCCTGCGCGAACAGGGCTGGCGCGGCACGATCACCCTGCTCGGCGCCGAACCGCACCGGCCCTACGACCGGCCGCCGCTCTCCAAGGCGGTGCTGCTCGGCAAGGCGGACGGCTCGGCCTTCGACGTCGACTTCGCCTCCCTCGGCATCGACCTGGAGCTCGGCCGGCGGGTCACCGGACTCGACGCCGACGCCCACGAGGTGCTGACGAACACCGGCCCGGTGCCGTACGACCGCCTGGTCGTCGCCACCGGCGCCGAGGCGGTCACCCTGCCCGGCAGCGAGGGCGTACCGGGCGTCCACGTACTGCGCACCCTGGACGACGCCGAGCGGCTGCGTCCGGTGCTCGCGGCGCAGAAGCGCGTCGTGGTGGTCGGCGCCGGCTGGATCGGCGCGGAGTTCGCCACCGCGGCCCGTGAGGCCGGGTGCGAGGTCACCGTCGTGGAGGCGGCGGACCGCCCGCTGGCCGGTGCGCTGCCCGAAGAGGTCGCCGCCCACATGGCCCGCTGGTACGCCGACGCGGGCGCCACGCTCCGTACCGGCACCCGGGTCGCCGCCGTCGAGGAGGGCGCTGTCCTGCTCGCCGACGGCACGTCGCTGCCCGCCGACGCCGTGGTGATCGGCATCGGCTCCCGGTGCGCCACGGACTGGCTGGCCGGCTCCGGTGTCGAGCTGTGCGAGGACCGCTCCGTACGGGCCGACGAGCGGCTGCGCGCCTCGGCGCCCGATGTGTACGCGGTCGGCGACTGCGCCTCCTTCCCGTCCGCGCGCTACGGGCGCCGCCTGCTGGTGCACCACTGGGACAACGCGCTCCAGGGACCGCGCACGGTCGCCGCGAACATCGCCCGGTGCGAGGCGGAGGGCACGGTGTACGACCCCGTGCCGTACTTCTGGTCGGAGCAGTTCGGCCGGTTCGTGCAGTGCGCCGGGTACAGCCCGGTCGCCGACGAGCTGATCTGGCGCGGTGACCCGCAGAGCGCGGCGTGGACGGCGCTGTGGCTCCGGGAGGGCGCGCTGGTGGCGCTGCTGGCCGTGGGGCGGCCCCGCGATCTGGCGCAGGGACGCAAGCTCATCGAACGCGGCGCCCTGCTCGACCGGACGCGCGCCGCCGACGCCTCGGTACCGCTGAAATCGGCTGTGCTGCCAGGGGCCTAG
- the thiO gene encoding glycine oxidase ThiO translates to MHPPAHSSAGTAAGHPDVVIVGGGLTGLVTAWRATQRGLRTTVVDPEPGGGAARVAAGMLAAVTELHYGEETLLGLNLDSAARYPAFAAELAEASGQDLGYRQCGTLAVALDADDRAHLRELHALQRRCGLDSEWLTGRECRKLEPMLAPGVRGGLRVDGDHQIDPRRLATALLTACERAGVECVRERAGRLTVADGRATGVELADGTPLPAGQVVLAAGSFSGRLAGVPEHVRPPVRPVKGQVLRLRIPAAYGPFLSRTVRAVVRGGPLYLVPRENGDMVVGATSEELGWDTTVTAGGVYELLRDAHELVPGVTELPLTETIAGLRPGSPDNAPLLGPSALPGLLMATGHFRNGVLLTPVTGDVMAHALTTGELPEEARSFTPLRFGPTAAPSPSPAPRAALQEQTA, encoded by the coding sequence ATGCATCCACCTGCGCATTCATCAGCGGGGACGGCTGCCGGACACCCCGACGTGGTGATCGTCGGGGGCGGTCTCACGGGGCTCGTGACGGCCTGGCGGGCCACTCAGCGGGGCCTGCGCACGACAGTGGTCGACCCGGAGCCGGGCGGCGGCGCCGCACGGGTCGCGGCCGGCATGCTGGCCGCCGTCACCGAGCTGCATTACGGCGAAGAAACGCTCCTGGGGCTGAATCTCGACTCCGCCGCGCGCTATCCGGCGTTCGCCGCCGAGCTGGCCGAGGCGAGCGGCCAGGACCTGGGGTACCGGCAGTGCGGCACGCTCGCCGTCGCCCTGGACGCCGACGACCGCGCCCACCTGCGCGAGCTGCACGCGCTCCAGCGCCGCTGCGGCCTGGACTCGGAGTGGCTGACCGGCCGGGAGTGCCGGAAGCTCGAACCGATGCTCGCGCCGGGCGTACGCGGCGGGCTCCGGGTCGACGGTGACCACCAGATCGACCCGCGACGGCTCGCCACGGCCCTGCTGACGGCCTGCGAGCGGGCCGGGGTGGAGTGCGTACGGGAGCGGGCCGGGCGGCTCACGGTCGCCGACGGCCGGGCCACCGGCGTCGAGCTCGCGGACGGCACGCCGCTGCCGGCCGGGCAGGTCGTGCTGGCGGCGGGGAGCTTCAGCGGCCGGCTGGCCGGGGTGCCGGAGCACGTGCGGCCGCCGGTGCGGCCGGTCAAGGGCCAGGTCCTGCGGCTGCGGATCCCCGCGGCTTACGGCCCGTTCCTGTCCCGCACCGTGCGTGCCGTGGTGCGCGGCGGCCCGCTCTATCTGGTGCCGCGGGAGAACGGTGACATGGTCGTCGGTGCCACCAGTGAGGAGCTGGGCTGGGACACCACGGTGACCGCCGGCGGCGTCTACGAGTTGCTGCGCGACGCGCACGAACTGGTGCCGGGCGTCACCGAGCTCCCCCTGACCGAGACGATCGCCGGGCTGCGCCCAGGGTCCCCCGACAACGCACCGCTTCTCGGGCCCAGCGCGCTGCCCGGCCTCCTGATGGCCACCGGCCACTTCCGCAACGGTGTGCTGCTCACCCCGGTCACCGGCGACGTCATGGCCCACGCGCTGACCACCGGTGAGCTGCCCGAGGAGGCGCGGTCCTTCACGCCGCTGCGCTTCGGGCCCACGGCCGCCCCGTCCCCCTCTCCGGCGCCGCGCGCCGCACTCCAGGAGCAGACCGCATGA
- the thiS gene encoding sulfur carrier protein ThiS, whose protein sequence is MTPQQAPETASGPAPVTVSVNGEPREIPAGLPLDRLVATLTSASSGVAAAVNEEVVPRSQWPATPLGAGDRVEVLTAVQGG, encoded by the coding sequence ATGACCCCGCAGCAGGCCCCCGAAACCGCCTCCGGGCCGGCGCCCGTGACCGTCTCCGTGAACGGCGAGCCCCGCGAGATCCCCGCAGGACTGCCGCTCGACCGCCTGGTGGCGACGCTGACCAGCGCCTCCAGTGGGGTCGCTGCGGCCGTCAACGAGGAGGTCGTGCCGCGCAGCCAGTGGCCGGCGACCCCGCTCGGCGCCGGGGACCGCGTCGAGGTGCTCACCGCAGTCCAGGGAGGCTGA
- the thiE gene encoding thiamine phosphate synthase: MSTARQALSDARLYLCTGARKEQGDLPQFLDAVLSSGVDIVQLRDKGMEAGEELAHLEVFADACRRHGKLLAVNDRADVAHAIGSDVLHLGQGDLPVPAARAILGDDVLIGRSTHAEAEVDAALTEPGVDYFCTGPCWPTPTKPGRHAPGLDLVRYAAAQDPARPWFAIGGIDAGNLDEVLAAGARRVVVVRAITEAADPGAAAAELAKRIRTYEA; the protein is encoded by the coding sequence ATGAGCACCGCACGACAGGCGCTGTCCGACGCCCGGCTCTACCTCTGCACGGGGGCCCGCAAGGAGCAGGGCGATCTGCCGCAGTTCCTGGACGCCGTGCTCTCCTCGGGCGTGGACATCGTGCAGCTGCGCGACAAGGGCATGGAGGCCGGCGAGGAGCTGGCCCACCTGGAGGTCTTCGCCGACGCCTGCCGGCGGCACGGCAAGCTGCTCGCGGTCAACGACCGCGCGGACGTCGCGCACGCCATCGGCTCCGACGTGCTCCACCTCGGACAGGGCGACCTGCCGGTCCCCGCGGCGCGCGCCATCCTCGGCGACGACGTCCTGATAGGCCGGTCCACGCACGCCGAGGCGGAGGTGGACGCCGCCCTCACCGAGCCGGGCGTGGACTACTTCTGCACGGGCCCCTGCTGGCCCACCCCCACCAAGCCCGGACGGCACGCCCCCGGCCTGGATCTCGTGCGGTACGCCGCGGCGCAGGACCCCGCGCGCCCGTGGTTCGCGATCGGCGGCATCGACGCGGGCAATCTGGACGAGGTGCTGGCGGCCGGCGCCCGCCGGGTCGTGGTGGTCCGCGCGATCACCGAGGCAGCGGACCCGGGAGCGGCCGCCGCCGAGCTGGCGAAGCGGATCCGCACGTACGAGGCGTGA
- a CDS encoding Rv2175c family DNA-binding protein, with product MTEIDAKIDGLIPAWLTLPDIAEAFGVEVTRVRQLVKEGQLIAVRRGENRALHVPAEFIKDGKVVKGLVGTLTLLRDDGFTDEEMLEWLFTADETLPGTPAQALRENRGTEVKRRAQALAV from the coding sequence GTGACCGAGATTGACGCAAAGATCGATGGACTGATTCCCGCCTGGCTCACCCTCCCCGACATCGCCGAGGCGTTCGGCGTCGAGGTGACGCGGGTCCGGCAGCTGGTCAAGGAGGGCCAGCTGATCGCGGTGCGCCGCGGTGAGAACAGGGCCCTGCATGTGCCGGCCGAGTTCATCAAGGACGGGAAGGTCGTCAAGGGCCTGGTGGGGACGCTGACGCTCCTCCGGGACGACGGCTTCACCGACGAAGAGATGCTGGAGTGGCTGTTCACCGCCGATGAGACCCTGCCGGGTACACCGGCGCAGGCGCTGCGCGAGAATCGCGGCACGGAGGTGAAGCGCCGGGCACAGGCGCTCGCCGTCTGA